One window from the genome of Desulfobulbaceae bacterium encodes:
- a CDS encoding CBS domain-containing protein — MTADTLVVKDFIIPLDRYPHLSDTQTLHDAVEIIQTFTCGPSDRLRYSELMVINDQNQLVGRVTLQDILQGLDQRLVDVTKVKKFEGQSVEYANLSILWEDSFFVECAKKRITPIKDLMSPATRFVKGEDPLLKALAMLLHSNDVIMPVVDDGRVVGVIRLEEIFKAISSRCQL, encoded by the coding sequence GTGACAGCAGATACGTTGGTTGTAAAAGACTTTATTATTCCTCTGGATAGATATCCGCACTTGAGTGACACGCAGACTCTCCATGATGCGGTCGAAATTATTCAGACCTTTACCTGTGGACCCAGCGATCGGCTGCGATATTCCGAGTTGATGGTTATCAATGACCAGAATCAGTTGGTGGGCAGGGTTACCTTGCAGGATATTTTGCAAGGCCTTGACCAGCGCCTGGTGGATGTGACCAAGGTTAAGAAATTTGAAGGGCAGAGCGTGGAATATGCCAACTTGTCAATTTTATGGGAGGATTCTTTTTTTGTGGAGTGCGCAAAAAAGAGAATTACTCCGATTAAGGATCTGATGTCGCCTGCCACGCGTTTTGTGAAGGGGGAGGACCCTCTGCTCAAGGCCTTGGCTATGTTGCTGCACAGCAATGATGTGATTATGCCGGTTGTCGACGATGGTCGGGTTGTCGGTGTCATTCGCTTGGAAGAGATCTTCAAGGCGATAAGCAGTCGTTGCCAACTGTAA
- a CDS encoding SLC13/DASS family transporter: MTSSNSNVGMAMEKAPIDWKRIAFLMLGVFLFAGVYYSPAWPDAVDPLGEHFVLSKEAKGALAVFLLAGTWWVFEVVPIGVTSLAIGTLQALFMIRPAKVAFKDFMDPSVLFIFGSIVIGMVFTKTGLTKRVAYKMLSIVGERTSMIYLGCFVMTAALTHIMAHTAVAATMYPLLMAIYSMYGEGDKPTKFGKGLFMGMAYIAGAGSIITLLGAARGAVAVGFYKDIMKVDISFFDLTYYMFPVGWLMVGVLFLFFMLVLKPEKDRIPGLKDKAKRMYKELGGMTLNEILASTIVIGTICIISAQSFVPALKVLDKTGILLCSTIAFFVLNILTIQDLEEIPWNIILLFAGAMSIGFCLWDTGAAKWLAVNWLVMFQKANWFVFIMAIAFFVMVMTNFIMNVAAIAISLPVALVIAPYLGVAGEVILYASLVTAGMPFLLLVGAAPNAIAYNSKQFTTGEFFLYGIPASILLMGLVALAIAVIWPLMGMQITLPVQ; this comes from the coding sequence ATGACAAGTTCAAATTCAAACGTGGGGATGGCAATGGAAAAGGCGCCCATTGACTGGAAGCGGATAGCCTTTCTGATGTTGGGGGTGTTTCTGTTTGCGGGGGTTTATTATTCACCGGCCTGGCCCGATGCCGTTGATCCTTTGGGTGAACATTTTGTACTCTCCAAGGAGGCCAAGGGCGCCTTGGCCGTCTTTCTGTTGGCCGGTACCTGGTGGGTATTTGAGGTAGTTCCCATTGGTGTCACCAGTCTGGCCATAGGCACCTTGCAGGCTCTGTTTATGATCCGCCCCGCCAAGGTGGCGTTTAAGGATTTCATGGATCCTTCGGTACTTTTTATCTTCGGTTCCATTGTTATCGGGATGGTCTTTACCAAGACCGGTCTTACCAAGCGGGTGGCGTACAAGATGCTCTCCATTGTCGGGGAACGGACCTCCATGATCTATCTGGGCTGTTTTGTGATGACCGCAGCCCTGACCCACATCATGGCTCACACGGCGGTGGCCGCTACCATGTACCCCCTGCTGATGGCGATTTATTCCATGTACGGCGAGGGGGATAAGCCCACCAAGTTCGGTAAGGGATTGTTTATGGGGATGGCCTATATCGCTGGTGCCGGCAGCATTATCACCCTGTTGGGCGCTGCCCGTGGCGCTGTGGCTGTCGGTTTTTATAAGGACATCATGAAGGTCGATATCAGCTTCTTTGACCTCACTTATTATATGTTTCCCGTCGGCTGGCTTATGGTCGGCGTACTGTTTCTTTTTTTCATGCTGGTGTTGAAGCCGGAAAAGGACCGTATCCCTGGCCTCAAGGATAAGGCCAAACGCATGTATAAAGAACTTGGCGGCATGACTTTAAATGAGATTCTGGCCAGCACCATCGTCATTGGTACTATCTGTATTATTTCGGCTCAGTCTTTTGTCCCTGCACTTAAAGTTTTGGATAAGACCGGTATCCTCCTCTGTTCCACTATCGCCTTTTTCGTGCTCAACATTCTGACCATCCAGGACCTTGAAGAGATTCCCTGGAACATCATCTTGCTCTTTGCCGGGGCCATGTCCATTGGTTTTTGTCTGTGGGACACCGGCGCCGCCAAGTGGCTGGCGGTCAATTGGTTGGTAATGTTTCAGAAGGCCAACTGGTTTGTCTTTATTATGGCTATCGCTTTTTTTGTCATGGTTATGACCAACTTTATCATGAACGTGGCAGCCATCGCCATCTCCCTGCCGGTGGCCCTGGTTATCGCCCCTTACCTGGGAGTTGCCGGTGAGGTTATCTTGTACGCATCTCTGGTTACAGCCGGTATGCCTTTTCTACTCCTCGTGGGCGCGGCGCCCAACGCCATTGCCTACAACTCAAAGCAGTTTACCACTGGGGAGTTTTTCTTGTATGGTATCCCTGCCAGTATCTTGCTGATGGGGTTGGTGGCTTTAGCGATCGCTGTAATCTGGCCATTGATGGGCATGCAGATTACCCTGCCGGTTCAGTGA
- a CDS encoding response regulator yields MKVLLVDDEEELVSTLAERLSFRGIDVGWATGGESALQKISEQRYDVAVLDMKMPKITGLELKKELAEKCPHMKYIFMTGHGSEEDFKRVASEAGTEYYLVKPVKIEDLVQKLNEVFGT; encoded by the coding sequence ATGAAGGTTTTACTGGTAGATGACGAAGAAGAGTTGGTTTCCACCTTGGCGGAGAGATTGTCTTTTCGGGGTATTGACGTGGGCTGGGCAACAGGCGGGGAGAGTGCGCTGCAAAAAATTTCAGAACAACGGTATGATGTTGCCGTGCTGGATATGAAAATGCCTAAAATCACCGGTCTGGAATTGAAAAAAGAGTTAGCGGAAAAATGTCCCCACATGAAATATATCTTTATGACTGGACATGGCTCAGAAGAGGATTTCAAGAGAGTTGCCTCCGAGGCCGGGACAGAATATTACCTGGTGAAACCGGTAAAAATTGAAGACCTGGTCCAAAAATTAAACGAGGTGTTCGGAACTTAA
- a CDS encoding response regulator — protein sequence MAEKILLIDDEKDFVETLAARMRSRDMDVSTSTSAKEALAQFDTEAFDAVVLDLQMPDMDGLEALRRLKEKNPNIQVILLTGQATVEKGIQAMKLGALDLLEKPASIETLTEKIKAAKANKMVLVRAESEQKIKDIIGGKGW from the coding sequence ATGGCTGAAAAAATTTTACTTATTGACGATGAAAAAGACTTTGTTGAAACTCTGGCAGCAAGGATGCGTTCCCGCGATATGGATGTTTCGACTTCAACCTCTGCCAAGGAGGCGCTCGCTCAGTTTGACACAGAGGCCTTTGATGCGGTTGTTCTTGATTTGCAGATGCCTGATATGGACGGGCTCGAGGCGTTGAGAAGGTTGAAGGAAAAAAATCCTAACATTCAGGTTATTTTGCTTACCGGTCAGGCCACAGTAGAAAAGGGTATCCAGGCCATGAAGCTCGGAGCCCTTGACCTTCTTGAGAAACCGGCAAGTATCGAGACCTTGACTGAAAAGATTAAAGCGGCTAAGGCCAACAAGATGGTGCTTGTTCGAGCAGAGTCAGAGCAGAAAATCAAAGATATTATCGGCGGCAAAGGCTGGTAA
- a CDS encoding HAMP domain-containing histidine kinase — protein sequence MCCESMSTGQEGLKFFGKMSASISHEIKNVLAIINENAGLLEDLTLMADKGIPLDSERIKNISLLISKQIRRADGIVKNMNAFSHSADDTIKTVELNDILILMVNLSERFASMRSVTLEHASGQSVVNVTTNSFVLENVIWLCLDSAMNFVGPGKTVRLSAEKKEDAVEIRFGGLKDFSYLAGEQFPGKVLLGMLSALNADISVRPECEELAIIFSE from the coding sequence ATGTGCTGCGAATCAATGTCAACAGGTCAGGAGGGCCTGAAATTTTTTGGAAAAATGTCCGCCTCTATCTCCCATGAGATAAAAAATGTTCTTGCCATAATTAATGAGAATGCCGGTCTTCTCGAAGATCTTACCCTGATGGCAGACAAGGGAATCCCATTGGACAGTGAGCGGATCAAAAATATTTCTCTGTTGATTTCGAAGCAGATCCGCCGGGCTGATGGCATTGTGAAAAACATGAACGCTTTTTCCCACAGTGCAGATGACACTATCAAAACTGTTGAGTTAAACGATATTTTGATCCTGATGGTCAACCTCTCTGAAAGATTTGCCAGTATGCGCAGTGTTACACTTGAGCATGCATCAGGCCAATCAGTAGTCAATGTCACCACCAATTCATTCGTTCTGGAAAATGTAATCTGGCTCTGCCTCGATTCTGCTATGAACTTTGTGGGGCCAGGGAAAACGGTTCGCTTATCAGCTGAAAAAAAAGAGGATGCTGTCGAAATTCGTTTCGGAGGCTTAAAGGATTTTTCTTATTTAGCTGGGGAACAATTTCCCGGCAAAGTTCTACTCGGGATGCTCAGCGCTCTTAATGCTGATATTTCTGTTCGGCCAGAGTGCGAAGAGCTTGCCATCATTTTCTCCGAGTGA
- a CDS encoding TSUP family transporter produces MDYLIVCSAALLVAGLTFFAGFGLGTLLMPVFAIFFPVEVAIAATAMVHLANNFFKVLLVGRHANQRVVLLFAIPGAVAAVLGAMMLGFFAESGPLVSYELWGRLYNVTPVKLLIAMVIGVFAVIELLPFGQHLAFGPRFIPLGGLLSGFLGGLSGHQGALRSAFLVRAGLEKKALVGTMVVSAVVVDMARLVVYGATFMHHDSAMLTDQNMLGLVAAGSLAAFVGSFVGARLLHKMTLGALHKIITVMLILLAAAMALGVV; encoded by the coding sequence ATGGATTATCTGATCGTCTGCAGTGCCGCATTACTGGTAGCGGGACTCACCTTTTTTGCTGGATTTGGCCTCGGTACTTTGTTGATGCCGGTTTTCGCAATTTTTTTCCCAGTGGAGGTCGCCATTGCTGCTACGGCCATGGTTCATTTGGCCAATAATTTTTTTAAGGTGCTGCTGGTCGGACGTCATGCCAATCAGCGGGTAGTCCTGCTATTTGCCATCCCCGGTGCGGTAGCTGCGGTTTTAGGAGCAATGATGCTCGGATTTTTTGCCGAAAGTGGGCCGCTTGTTAGCTATGAACTCTGGGGCAGGTTGTATAATGTTACTCCAGTCAAGTTGTTGATTGCAATGGTGATTGGTGTATTTGCAGTTATAGAATTGCTGCCGTTTGGTCAACACCTGGCTTTTGGTCCCCGTTTTATTCCGTTGGGTGGGTTACTGTCAGGTTTTCTCGGAGGTCTGTCCGGTCATCAAGGAGCCCTGCGTTCGGCCTTTCTGGTTCGCGCCGGTTTGGAAAAGAAGGCGCTGGTTGGCACTATGGTAGTATCTGCCGTAGTTGTAGATATGGCGCGTCTTGTGGTGTACGGCGCCACTTTCATGCATCATGATTCAGCGATGCTTACAGACCAAAATATGCTGGGCTTGGTGGCTGCCGGTTCCTTGGCCGCTTTTGTCGGGTCCTTTGTCGGGGCGCGCCTGCTCCACAAGATGACTTTGGGCGCGCTCCATAAAATCATCACCGTCATGCTTATCCTGCTAGCCGCTGCCATGGCTCTTGGTGTGGTATAA
- a CDS encoding two-component sensor histidine kinase, with product MSILDRIKPVFWDYKAKEIGPFKRLFNFQRLWRTSALLMSIVAIVPLLALAYFDCVATKKDAEIEISLRTARVVSNTKRTVSFFLEERKAALDFLVLTNSFNEINDKKQLTRILGSLRQSIGGFTDLGVIDAKGIQVKYVGPFDLEGKDYSEEEWFVETMASGVHISEVFLGFREIPHLVIAVRQALDDGGYYVLRTTIDTDRFNQLLSGLSLSGNGDSFLINRDGTVQTPSLYHGNVLDVLPGVVPDYSEHTEVREQVDSDGRHVILGYAYIPESPFILMVISQKDELMDPWYQTRRVIYGLVAFSVVLILFVAHGVSLWLVNDIFIADQRRIHALREVEHTSKLASIGRLSAGVAHEINNPLAIINEKAGLIKDLFTFQKRYEADEKLLGLIDSIIFSVERCGAITKRLLAFARHLDVKIQSIHLAAVIEDVLGFLKKEAEYRSIAVTVDIPEDIPDFETDRGKVQQIFLNLVNNAFQAMKDGGHLDISANLDGMGYVSVTVVDDGSGIPAPDLKRIFEPFFSTKTKTGGTGLGLSITYGLVQELGGKIQVESELGKGTKFIISLPLKSQQQERGGV from the coding sequence ATGTCTATTTTAGACAGGATTAAGCCTGTTTTTTGGGATTATAAGGCCAAAGAGATCGGCCCTTTCAAGCGGCTGTTTAATTTTCAGCGTCTGTGGAGAACTTCTGCCCTGTTGATGAGCATTGTGGCAATTGTCCCCCTCTTGGCGCTTGCCTATTTTGATTGTGTCGCCACCAAGAAAGATGCGGAGATTGAGATAAGCCTACGTACCGCCAGGGTGGTTTCAAACACCAAGCGCACCGTCTCTTTTTTTCTTGAGGAGAGAAAGGCAGCTCTTGATTTTCTGGTGCTAACTAATTCATTTAATGAGATTAATGATAAGAAACAGCTGACCAGGATATTGGGAAGCCTTCGACAATCCATCGGTGGGTTTACCGATCTGGGTGTCATTGATGCAAAGGGCATCCAGGTCAAATATGTTGGTCCCTTCGATCTGGAAGGAAAAGATTATAGCGAAGAAGAGTGGTTTGTTGAAACCATGGCCAGTGGAGTTCACATCAGTGAGGTCTTCCTGGGTTTTCGAGAGATTCCGCATCTCGTCATTGCAGTGAGACAGGCCTTAGATGACGGGGGGTATTATGTTCTGCGGACTACTATTGATACCGATCGTTTTAACCAATTGTTGTCGGGACTGAGCCTGAGCGGTAATGGTGATTCGTTTCTTATTAACCGAGATGGCACTGTTCAAACTCCGTCATTATACCATGGGAATGTGTTAGATGTCCTCCCGGGTGTTGTGCCGGACTATTCTGAGCATACCGAAGTCCGCGAGCAGGTTGATTCTGATGGCAGGCATGTTATTCTTGGATATGCCTATATTCCGGAATCCCCTTTTATCCTCATGGTTATTTCGCAGAAAGATGAGCTGATGGACCCATGGTATCAGACCAGGAGGGTAATCTATGGTCTCGTTGCTTTTAGTGTTGTCCTCATTCTGTTCGTCGCCCATGGTGTATCTCTATGGTTGGTCAATGATATATTCATTGCTGATCAAAGACGTATTCATGCCCTTCGCGAGGTAGAGCATACCAGCAAACTTGCCTCCATCGGGCGCCTTTCCGCTGGCGTTGCTCACGAGATCAATAATCCTTTGGCCATTATCAATGAAAAGGCTGGTCTTATCAAAGACCTGTTCACTTTTCAAAAGAGGTATGAGGCAGATGAGAAACTGCTTGGCCTCATCGATTCCATCATTTTTTCTGTTGAGCGCTGTGGCGCTATCACCAAGCGTTTGCTGGCATTTGCCAGGCATCTTGATGTGAAAATTCAGTCGATCCATCTGGCTGCTGTGATTGAAGATGTTTTGGGCTTTCTGAAGAAAGAGGCTGAATATCGGAGCATTGCGGTAACTGTAGATATTCCGGAGGATATTCCGGATTTTGAAACCGATCGTGGGAAGGTGCAGCAAATATTTTTGAATTTAGTCAATAATGCCTTCCAGGCCATGAAAGATGGTGGTCATCTGGACATTTCAGCAAATCTTGACGGGATGGGGTATGTGTCTGTCACTGTTGTCGATGATGGTAGCGGAATTCCGGCGCCGGATCTGAAGCGAATATTTGAGCCGTTTTTTTCAACTAAAACCAAAACGGGCGGCACCGGACTTGGACTTTCTATTACCTACGGACTGGTTCAGGAACTTGGGGGGAAGATACAGGTGGAAAGTGAGCTTGGTAAAGGAACTAAGTTTATAATTTCCTTGCCGCTTAAGTCGCAGCAACAGGAGAGAGGAGGAGTATGA
- a CDS encoding response regulator, with protein MATNNIHILLVDDEQDFLETTNKRLTRRGYAIKAATTCAAAQQEIEEGWPHVVILDVMLPDKNGLIFLKEIKHAWPSLIVILLTGHASMEAGLKSIEYGAQDYCLKPVEFEELHEKIKIALREAQIVF; from the coding sequence ATGGCAACCAACAACATCCATATCCTGCTGGTCGATGATGAGCAGGATTTTCTTGAAACCACCAACAAACGACTGACACGGCGGGGCTATGCCATCAAGGCCGCTACCACCTGTGCTGCCGCACAACAAGAGATTGAAGAAGGCTGGCCGCATGTCGTCATCCTTGACGTTATGCTCCCGGACAAAAACGGGCTTATTTTTTTGAAAGAGATCAAGCATGCCTGGCCCTCCCTGATCGTCATCCTTCTCACCGGTCACGCCTCGATGGAGGCGGGATTGAAAAGCATCGAGTACGGGGCTCAGGATTATTGTCTGAAACCAGTGGAGTTCGAGGAGTTACATGAAAAAATCAAAATCGCACTCCGAGAAGCACAAATAGTTTTTTAA